A genome region from Calliopsis andreniformis isolate RMS-2024a chromosome 2, iyCalAndr_principal, whole genome shotgun sequence includes the following:
- the LOC143188090 gene encoding uncharacterized protein LOC143188090 isoform X2: MKYFVLLSVAVLVMTGVQCNLLAKLPIGDAAGIVGGIPGLDVVGSLPGLDLLGAVPGLDVVPGLGGLVKPGASDESPLDLPGLRRRDVANPPITNQAQNNPPPNNPPNKRDVADPDLDDDEDILEIDERDVNDPNENNNNGNGNKSREDKEPGRDRRSLSLIDNLARKLLMFPKQALLIG; the protein is encoded by the exons ATGAAGTACTTCGTCCTTCTGAGTGTTGCTGTCCTCGTTATGACGGGAGTACAGTGTAACCTCCTGGCTAAG CTACCCATTGGAGATGCTGCGGGTATTGTCGGCGGTATTCCTGGGCTCGATGTTGTCGGAAGTCTTCCTGGACTTGACCTTCTTGGTGCTGTCCCTGGTCTCGATGTTGTTCCTGGTTTGGGTGGACTCGTTAAGCCTGGTGCTTCCGATGAATCTCCCTTAGACCTCCCA GGGCTCCGTCGTCGTGATGTCGCCAACCCACCCATTACCAACCAAGCACAAAACAACCCACCCCCAAACAATCCG CCAAACAAACGTGATGTCGCCGATCCAGACCTCGACGACGATGAAGACATCTTG GAAATTGATGAACGTGATGTAAACGACCCAAACGAGAACAACAACAACGGCAACGGCAACAAGTCTCGGGAAGACAAG GAACCTGGACGTGATCGTAGATCCTTATCCCTAATAGACAACCTGGCTCGGAAATTG CTCATGTTCCCGAAGCAGGCCCTGTTAATTGGTTAA
- the LOC143188090 gene encoding uncharacterized protein LOC143188090 isoform X1: MKYFVLLSVAVLVMTGVQCNLLAKTGSNAVGELIGLVIAKAIALALASLKLDTKLKLPIGDAAGIVGGIPGLDVVGSLPGLDLLGAVPGLDVVPGLGGLVKPGASDESPLDLPGLRRRDVANPPITNQAQNNPPPNNPPNKRDVADPDLDDDEDILEIDERDVNDPNENNNNGNGNKSREDKEPGRDRRSLSLIDNLARKLLMFPKQALLIG; this comes from the exons ATGAAGTACTTCGTCCTTCTGAGTGTTGCTGTCCTCGTTATGACGGGAGTACAGTGTAACCTCCTGGCTAAG ACAGGCAGCAATGCTGTCGGAGAATTGATTGGTCTGGTAATAGCGAAAGCAATTGCCTTAGCTTTGGCTTCGCTTAAACTTGATACAAAATTAAAGCTACCCATTGGAGATGCTGCGGGTATTGTCGGCGGTATTCCTGGGCTCGATGTTGTCGGAAGTCTTCCTGGACTTGACCTTCTTGGTGCTGTCCCTGGTCTCGATGTTGTTCCTGGTTTGGGTGGACTCGTTAAGCCTGGTGCTTCCGATGAATCTCCCTTAGACCTCCCA GGGCTCCGTCGTCGTGATGTCGCCAACCCACCCATTACCAACCAAGCACAAAACAACCCACCCCCAAACAATCCG CCAAACAAACGTGATGTCGCCGATCCAGACCTCGACGACGATGAAGACATCTTG GAAATTGATGAACGTGATGTAAACGACCCAAACGAGAACAACAACAACGGCAACGGCAACAAGTCTCGGGAAGACAAG GAACCTGGACGTGATCGTAGATCCTTATCCCTAATAGACAACCTGGCTCGGAAATTG CTCATGTTCCCGAAGCAGGCCCTGTTAATTGGTTAA
- the LOC143188086 gene encoding juvenile hormone esterase-like, producing MSNSVALLFTLLASSTLCIGIVPTPVIFTKSGTIRGEILETVWHSVPYSSFKGIPYAMPPLGNLRFKPPIPAQPWRGVLSVTKDPNTCPQVDINYGYIGDEDCLYLNVYTPETNFAPYMALKPVLVWIHGGAFVIGSSNSTQYGPDFFMEQDIVVVSVNYRLGAIGFLYMDHPEILGNAGLKDQVLALKWVQDNIAAFGGDPEQVTLAGQSAGSSSVLLHSLSEKSRNLYHRSIAQSGSPLAWLYHAPSDALESARELADYLDAFSTDPDELVRFFYNALAKDLVMGANEMDAMPAYVGLKFKPTKENAALAAPEDLFLTECPISLFATGNFKKHDMILGYTSNEFVSFTGPIFAAVNTTNPIWSNLNPFFSPMYNAMSTILKGIAGTFSDFSFKGPIDFQQRLLALYNKDHPIYYYMLSYTSQYLTHVVDEGVPIKSGTGHNDDVDMLFYVSTLNTPKDPENPYNKFKLKMVSLWANFVKYGDPTPVNANPINGVVWEPSGREGWLLNIDEAPAMMHRNEVIKESILHTERIMYRILPRISGCNSIFQPISYDTLFPSRSIF from the exons ATGAGCAATTCAGTAGCTCTATTATTCACGCTGTTAGCGTCGTCTACTCTCTGTATAGGAATCGTACCAACTCCTGTGATCTTCACTAAATCGGGGACCATAAGAGGGGAAATATTAGAAACAGTATGGCACTCTGTTCCCTATTCTTCGTTCAAAGGTATACCTTACGCGATGCCACCGCTTGGAAATCTGAGATTCAAG CCTCCTATTCCGGCACAACCGTGGAGGGGCGTGCTGAGCGTCACTAAAGATCCCAATACCTGTCCTCAAGTAGACATTAACTATGGCtacattggggatgaggattgtttgTATCTAAACGTATACACTCCTGAG ACGAACTTTGCACCCTATATGGCGCTAAAACCTGTCCTCGTATGGATTCATGGTGGCGCCTTTGTCATTGGCTCTTCCAATTCGACACAATACGGACCAGATTTCTTCATGGAGCAAGATATCGTAGTGGTCTCTGTGAATTATCGTCTCGGAGCTATTG GATTTCTGTATATGGATCATCCAGAAATATTAGGCAACGCGGGTTTGAAGGACCAAGTTTTAGCGCTGAAGTGGGTACAGGACAATATCGCCGCATTTGGAGGTGATCCAGAGCAAGTGACACTTGCTGGGCAAAGTGCTGGATCCTCCTCTGTGCTGCTTCACTCATTATCTGAAAAATCGAGAA ATTTATACCATCGATCTATCGCTCAAAGTGGCTCACCATTGGCGTGGCTATACCACGCTCCGAGCGATGCGCTTGAAAGTGCTCGGGAACTCGCAGATTACCTTGATGCATTCTCCACGGATCCCGATGAACTCGTGAGGTTCTTTTACAATGCTCTCGCTAAAGATCTTGTAATGGGGGCAAATGAGATGGATGCTATGCCGGCATac GTAGGTTTGAAATTTAAACCCACCAAGGAGAATGCCGCGTTAGCCGCCCCTGAAGATCTATTTTTGACAGAGTGTCCCATTAGTTTGTTCGCGACTGGGAATTTCAAGAAGCACGATATGATTTTGGGGTACACTAGTAATGAGTTTGTTAGCTTCACGGGAC CCATTTTTGCCGCAGTCAACACAACAAACCCGATTTGGAGCAATTTAAATCCATTTTTCTCACCCATGTATAACGCGATGTCCACGATTCTGAAAGGCATAGCAGGG ACATTTTCAGACTTCAGCTTTAAGGGTCCCATAGACTTTCAACAAAGACTGTTAGCGTTGTACAACAAAGACCATCCCATTTATTATTATATGCTGTCGTACACGTCACAATATCTTACTCACGTTGTTGACGAAGGAGTTCCGATAAAGAGTG GAACTGGCCACAATGACGACGTCGACATGCTATTTTATGTCAGCACACTGAACACACCCAAGGATCCTGAAAATCCTTACAACAAATTCAAGTTGAAGATGGTGTCTTTGTGGGCAAACTTCGTAAAATACGG CGACCCTACGCCGGTCAATGCAAATCCTATAAATGGGGTAGTATGGGAGCCATCTGGGAGAGAGGGATGGTTACTCAACATCGACGAAGCGCCTGCAATGATGCATCGCAATGAAGTGATTAAAGAATCAATATTGCACACAGAACGAATTATGTATCGCATATTGCCCCGCATAAGCGGTTGCAATAGCATTTTCCAGCCAATCAGCTATGACACCCTCTTCCCTTCTCGATCCATTTTTTAA
- the LOC143188085 gene encoding uncharacterized protein LOC143188085 → MAHCISSYINRFTNCSQCVFCGVRLPVLTFIAKMKFAILFAVVACLVQFGSCQVVYGLSAAPSNIGGKSLLAKDLINKDLPAKSFIDDDLIRKGLLHKDLLSKNVRIIDLIAKDVPAKVLLGKKVPAKHFFDKDMISKGYIVPEVLGNLQLKDVIAKKLPAEKLINKNLIIKGAYGKRLIVQRPVYPVPVHVQTVYLVDVVGKNKHAKDVLSKGLIGKELRAKDLLIKGLLSKGLIAKAEVDNLIASKGLVLAGKLAKDLAAQGLLLEKLANKGLHLASKTLHSGLSSGHDLLKKGLAAKGLLDKLLISKLKAVHDVSKESVESPVYTVPYQSSCENSVPSYIPSVPEYIPPVQEYVPPVQEYVPPVQEYVPPVQEYVPPVQEYVPPVNEYVPPAQEYNTPAPTYATPAPTYATPAPTYATPAPTYPTPAPTYPTPAPTYPTPAPTYPTPAQTYPTPAQTYPTPAPSYDTPAPSYDTPAPTYATRPPTYATRPPTYATPAPTYPTPAQTYPTPAQTYPTPAQTYPTPAQTYPTPAQTYPTPAQTYPTPAPTYQPRYRRDVLKAGPPKKLWKKLPPQDRRG, encoded by the exons ATGGCGCATTGTATTTCGAGCTATATAAACCGATTCACGAACTGCTCTCAGTGTGTCTTCTGCGGAGTCCGTCTTCCAGTACTAACATTCATAGCAAAAATGAAGTTCGCAATTCTTTTTGCTGTCGTTGCCTGCCTGGTCCAATTTGGGAGCTGTCAAGTTGTTTACGGCTTG AGTGCCGCTCCCTCTAATATTGGTGGCAAGAGTTTGCTTGCTAAGGACTTGATCAACAAAGACTTGCCTGCCAAGAGCTTCATTGACGATGATCTGATCCGCAAAGGCTTGCTCCACAAGGACCTGCTATCTAAGAATGTGCGCATCATAGACTTGATCGCCAAGGATGTGCCCGCCAAGGTCCTTCTCGGCAAAAAAGTGCCCGCCAAGCACTTTTTCGATAAAGATATGATCTCTAAAGGATATATCGTCCCGGAAGTTCTCGGTAACTTACAGCTTAAGGACGTGATCGCCAAGAAGTTGCCTGCTGAAAAATTGATCAACAAGAACCTGATCATCAAAGGAGCATATGGCAAGCGTTTGATCGTACAAAGGCCAGTCTACCCTGTTCCGGTCCATGTCCAGACCGTGTATCTCGTTGACGTGGTAGGCAAGAACAAGCATGCCAAGGACGTGCTCAGCAAGGGTTTGATTGGCAAAGAGTTGCGCGCTAAGGATTTGCTCATCAAGGGTCTGCTCTCCAAGGGTTTGATCGCTAAGGCAGAGGTTGACAATCTCATAGCCTCTAAGGGATTGGTTTTGGCAGGAAAACTTGCAAAAGATTTGGCCGCCCAGGGTTTGCTCTTAGAAAAACTAGCCAACAAAGGATTGCACTTAGCCAGCAAAACTTTACACTCAGGACTTTCATCTGGCCACGATCTCCTCAAAAAAGGTCTCGCCGCCAAGGGACTGCTAGATAAACTTTTGATCTCTAAG TTGAAGGCTGTACATGATGTCTCAAAGGAATCCGTGGAAAGTCCTGTCTACACTGTACCTTACCAAAGTAGTTGCGAAAACAGTGTGCCAAGTTATATCCCCTCTGTACCAGAATACATCCCACCTGTACAAGAATACGTCCCACCTGTACAAGAATACGTCCCACCTGTACAAGAATACGTCCCTCCTGTACAAGAATACGTTCCTCCTGTACAAGAATACGTTCCACCTGTAAATGAATATGTCCCACCTGCACAAGAATACAATACACCTGCACCAACTTATGCTACACCAGCACCAACGTACGCTACACCAGCACCAACGTACGCTACACCAGCACCAACGTACCCTACACCAGCGCCAACGTACCCTACACCAGCGCCAACTTACCCTACACCAGCGCCAACTTACCCTACACCCGCCCAAACTTACCCTACACCCGCCCAAACTTACCCTACACCCGCCCCAAGTTACGACACACCTGCACCATCTTATGACACACCTGcaccaacctacgctacacgacCACCAACTTATGCTACAAGACCACCAACTTACGCTACACCCGCTCCAACTTACCCTACACCCGCCCAAACTTACCCCACACCCGCCCAAACTTACCCTACACCCGCCCAAACTTACCCTACACCCGCCCAAACTTACCCTACACCCGCCCAAACTTACCCTACACCCGCCCAAACTTACCCCACACCCGCACCAACTTATCAACCA AGGTACCGTCGTGACGTGCTTAAAGCTGGACCCCCCAAGAAGCTGTGGAAGAAAT TGCCCCCACAAGACAGAAGAGGTTAA
- the LOC143188333 gene encoding uncharacterized protein LOC143188333, giving the protein MIHVELTIGAENKLPIIAENWKESLKRRLVERHLLTPFCCFSEFLCFIKLKRRVYIEERDIQWYSSLPHESHEENLYTFQGIPYAKPPLGDLRFKNPVEHDPWDGVKKTIDDHPGCAALLLYYPMGEEDCLYLNVYTSVIDFKNITKLRPVMFWIFGGGFQAGFSDRWAYGPDFFLEDDVVFVSLNYRLGAFGFLALGLPDAQGNQGLKDMQLALEWVQKNIAYFGGDPNQVTLFGESAGATAVGYHMLSPKSEGLFHKAIFQSGTFLAPWAYQSPAEARRLAFELGARMQIQASNEEELLHALKNADVRDIITATSTMITFFFPFGIVMPFIGTIETHQMNTTFLNESPIKKLQSGNYKRVPVLMGYNKDEGVVYASGTSKISLLHLMSIVWKVLTNQIYMITDPGLRNLGDLFINKINPIVNATIWEKIKALSLQDFNWPIDITQRYFAHHNGDIPVYYYHMSHDTKYNLHRLVEPDMNGTSHGDDLSLMFHFAVISPTNPDLLYNRFRKKVVNMWTNFAKYGSCRASELRLLDPTPDEKTIGIRWLPSGKKGLQLDIGYNTFRMGNRVITKQAELFEKMYHKQLLSRRKYDKYYFKAMNRNSSKFLVYVTNLALSEGACSCYELLNINQRFLLCLAIQQLSIKIRKIQFSEIKCGNKNGHIYRHIAFILLICNNLIFIIFMIVMKSYICENFEFSWFVLTSLFLNCTIVIQLRRSNVLVNFCYRTRVCFNFASKHNSTYNLFSKHLKLLFVSPLLMLMYIPILIVTTFLSTAQCQRFTSVVETHKGYVQGRIFETIWHSQSFSAFQGIPYAKPPVGDLRFKVSMKFQTELDHGNDSSETISSHDRILLHFRHTYRDSQNDLNYCFLEPLFLSEKILSMPFPLFDPIESDPWHGVKKTIEDGPSCATFFLYYPSGEEDCLNLNVYTPETHFENIKKLRPVMFWIFGGGFQGGFAARWFYSPDFFMEEDVLLVTVNYRLGALGFLALGLPDAQGNQGLKDMRLALEWVQKNIAYFGGDPNKVTIFGESSGAASVSFHLLSPRTEGLFQQVILQSGTALSTWSYQTSAEARRLAFNLGERMKIEASNVQELLRALKNADLRDITTASSTMLNAVLPMPLFAPFVVTTETLRTNTSFISECPITTLKTSKFKRMPVLMGFTKDEALVFALALDIARQLAAKQTYRLTDPLLRKFGDVVESQLDRIANATIWEIIKKASFDYFSGPIDITQRYLVQHNDDIPVYYYYLRYDTKYNLHRIFNPNINGTSHGDDINLLFHLPINSPTNPEVPYNQFRKKIVRMWANFAKYGDPTPNEETIGIRWLPSGKEGLQLEIDYNTFIMRDRVIREKDEQDASVMNNLISNLVDTIPKK; this is encoded by the exons ATGATACACGTGGAGCTGAC AATAGGCGCAGAAAATAAGTTACCAATAATAGCAGAAAACTGGAAAGAATCTTTAAAAAGACGTTTAGTGGAGCGGCATTTGTTAACACCTTTTTGTTGCTTTTCCGAGTTCCTTTGTTTCATTAAGCTGAAACGCCGAGTATA CATCGAGGAACGTGATATCCAATGGTACTCGTCGCTACCGCACGAGAGCCATGAAGAGAATCTATACA CATTTCAAGGAATACCATATGCGAAACCACCTCTTGGAGACCTCAGGTTCAAG AATCCTGTAGAACATGACCCATGGGACGGAGTGAAAAAGACCATAGATGATCATCCAGGCTGCGCAGCCCTTCTTCTATATTACCCTATGGGAGAGGAAGACTGTCTGTATTTGAATGTGTACACTTCTGTA atagaTTTCAAGAACATCACAAAGCTCAGGCCAGTGATGTTTTGGATATTCGGTGGAGGATTTCAAGCAGGATTTTCAGATCGCTGGGCTTACGGTCCCGACTTCTTTCTCGAAGACGACGTAGTATTTGTTAGTTTAAACTATCGTCTTGGAGCATTTG GATTTCTGGCGCTGGGATTACCTGACGCTCAGGGTAACCAAGGCTTGAAAGATATGCAACTAGCTTTGGAATGGGTGCAAAAGAACATTGCCTACTTCGGTGGAGACCCTAATCAGGTTACATTATTTGGCGAAAGCGCTGGTGCCACAGCCGTCGGATATCACATGCTGTCTCCGAAATCTGAAG GTCTGTTCCATAAAGCCATTTTCCAAAGCGGCACATTTTTGGCACCATGGGCGTATCAGTCGCCAGCAGAAGCTCGTCGCCTAGCTTTCGAACTTGGAGCACGTATGCAAATCCAAGCTTCCAACgaagaagaactgttacatgcgCTGAAAAATGCTGATGTTAGGGATATTATAACTGCTACTTCTACTATGATCACCTTTTTTTTTCCG TTCGGGATAGTCATGCCATTTATAGGGACGATAGAAACGCACCAGATGAATACTACATTTTTAAATGAGAGTCCCATTAAAAAATTACAAAGCGGGAACTACAAACGTGTTCCAGTATTAATGGGATATAATAAGGATGAGGGGGTCGTGTATGCTTCAGGTACATCCAAGATTTCCCTATTGCACT tgatgagcattgtATGGAAGGTGCTAACTAATCAGATATACATGATAACCGATCCGGGATTAAGGAATCTTGGAGATTTATTCATAAACAAGATTAATCCGATTGTAAATGCTACTATCTGGGAAAAAATAAAG GCATTATCACTTCAAGACTTCAATTGGCCAATTGATATTACGCAAAGGTACTTTGCTCACCACAATGGTGACATACCTGTTTACTATTATCATATGTCACACGATACTAAATACAATCTCCATAGACTAGTAGAGCCAGATATGAATG GTACATCTCACGGTGACGATCTTAGTCTTATGTTCCATTTCGCAGTAATATCTCCTACCAATCCTGACTTGCTGTACAACCGATTTCGTAAGAAGGTTGTGAATATGTGGACGAATTTTGCGAAATATGG TAGCTGCCGCGCAAGCGAACTACGACTGCT GGATCCTACTCCTGACGAGAAGACGATTGGGATACGCTGGTTACCTTCAGGAAAAAAAGGACTCCAACTAGATATTGGTTATAATACATTTAGGATGGGTAACCGTGTAATAACAAAGCAAGCAGAATTATTCGAAAAAATGTATCATAAACAATTACT GTCTCGAAGAAAATATGACAAATACTACTTTAAAGCAATGAATAGAAACTCTTCAAAATTCT TAGTTTATGTGACAAAT TTGGCTTTATCGGAAG GTGCCTGCTCATGTTATGAATTATTGAACATCAATCAGAGGTTTTTATTA TGTCTA GCTATACAACAGTTGAGCATAAAGATTAGAAAAATACAGTTTTCAGAGATAAAATGTGGAAACAA aaatggccatatataTAGACA TATTGCGTTCATACTTCTGATCTGCAACAACCTTATTTTTATAAtctttatgattgttat GAAATCATACATTTGTGAGAACTTCGAATTCTCGTGGTTTGTGTTAACATCATTGTTTTTGAACTGCACTATAGTAATACAACTGCGCCGTTCCAACGTATTAGTCAATTTTTGTTATCGTACGAGGGTCTGCTTTAACTTTGCTAGTAA GCACAATTCcacttataatttattttcgAAACATTTGAAATTACTATTCGTGAGTCCACTAC TGATGTTGATGTACATACCCATTCTGATTGTTACAACATTTCTGTCGACGGCACAGTGTCAAAGGTTTACCAGTGTTGTGGAAACCCACAAAGGGTACGTTCAGGGTAGAATCTTCGAAACGATATGGCATTCTCAGAGCTTCTCAGCATTTCAAGGAATACCATATGCAAAACCACCTGTTGGAGACCTTAGGTTCAAGGTAAGCATGAAGTTTCAAACCGAATTAGATCATGGAAATGACTCAAGTGAAACTATATCTA gtcatgATAGGATCCTACTGCACTTTCGTCATACATATAGAGATAG TCAAAatgacctaa ACTACTGTTTTCTTGAAcctttatttttaagtgaaaaaattctttcaatGCCTTTTcctcttttt GACCCTATTGAATCTGATCCATGGCATGGAGTGAAGAAAACCATAGAGGATGGTCCAAGCTGCGCAACTTTTTTCCTATATTACCCCTCCGGAGAGGAGGATTGTCTGAACCTGAATGTGTATACTCCTGAA ACACATTTCGAAAACATCAAAAAACTCAGACCAGTGATGTTTTGGATATTCGGTGGAGGATTTCAAGGAGGCTTTGCAGCTCGCTGGTTTTACTCTCCCGACTTTTTTATGGAAGAGGACGTGCTATTGGTTACTGTCAACTATCGCCTTGGGGCACTTG GATTCCTGGCGCTGGGGCTACCTGATGCTCAAGGTAACCAAGGCTTGAAGGATATGCGTTTAGCTTTAGAGTGGGTGCAAAAGAATATTGCCTACTTCGGTGGAGATCCTAATAAGGTCACAATATTCGGTGAGAGTTCTGGTGCCGCATCCGTATCATTTCATCTCTTGTCTCCGAGAACTGAAG GTCTGTTTCAACAAGTCATTTTGCAAAGTGGCACAGCCTTGTCTACATGGTCGTATCAGACGTCAGCAGAAGCTCGTCGCCTAGCATTCAATCTCGGAGAGCGTATGAAAATCGAAGCTTCCAACGTACAAGAATTGTTACGCGCACTGAAGAATGCTGATCTAAGGGACATTACAACTGCTTCTTCCACTATGCTCAACGCAGTTCTACCG ATGCCGCTGTTTGCGCCATTTGTAGTGACGACGGAAACATTACGTACGAATACTAGTTTCATCAGCGAGTGTCCCATAACAACATTAAAAACCAGCAAGTTCAAACGGATGCCTGTATTAATGGGGTTCACTAAGGATGAGGCTCTCGTATTTGCTTTAG CGTTGGATATTGCGCGGCAGTTGGCAGCTAAACAGACATACAGACTAACTGACCCACTCCTTAGGAAATTTGGAGATGTAGTAGAAAGCCAGCTTGATCGAATTGCAAATGCTACTATATGGGAAATAATAAAG AAAGCATCGTTTGATTACTTCAGCGGCCCAATCGATATTACTCAGAGGTACCTAGTTCAGCACAATGATGACAtacctgtttattattattatttgagaTACGATACTAAATACAATTTGCATAGAATATTTAATCCAAATATAAATG GTACATCTCATGGCGATGATATTAATCTTCTGTTCCATTTGCCAATAAACTCTCCTACTAATCCAGAGGTACCGTACAATCAGTTCCGCAAGAAAATTGTCAGAATGTGGGCTAATTTTGCAAAATATGG GGACCCAACTCCTAACGAAGAAACCATTGGAATACGATGGTTACCTTCAGGGAAGGAAGGTTTgcaactggagattgattacaatACATTTATAATGCGTGATCGTGTAATTAGAGAAAAGGACGAACAAGATGCTTCTGTTATGAATAATTTGATAAGTAATTTGGTAGATACTATCCCGAAAAAGTAA